In one window of Mytilus trossulus isolate FHL-02 chromosome 7, PNRI_Mtr1.1.1.hap1, whole genome shotgun sequence DNA:
- the LOC134725469 gene encoding methionine aminopeptidase 1-like, whose amino-acid sequence MAETAIAARVCETPGCDQAAKLQCPTCIKLMIQGSFFCSQECFKGFWTEHKQVHKKAKQGTDVNNDSYNPWPGFKYTGLLRGYPVSSKRSVPDHIPRPDYAEHPEGVPLTERQMRGSTNIKMLSDEEQEGLRVACKLGREVIDIAADTIHIGVTTEEIDRIVHEACIDRECYPSPLNYYCFPKSCCTSVNEVICHGIPDARPLENGDIVNVDITTFHGGFHGDLNETFFVGEVSDSAKKLVKTTHECLSQAIAEVKPGVRYRDIGNIIQKHAQANGFSVVRSYCGHGIHQLFHTAPSVPHYSKNKAIGVMKPGHSFTIEPMISEGTWRDEMWPDNWTAVTQDGRLSAQFEHTLLVTDTGVDVLTQRRENNGQPHFMDKI is encoded by the exons ATGGCTGAAACAGCGATTGCAGCACGAGTCTGTGAAACTCCTGGTTGTGACCAAGCAGCAAAGCTTCAATGTCCTACTTGTATTAAGTTAATGATACAAGGATCATTTTTCTGTTCACAG GAATGTTTTAAAGGATTTTGGACAGAACACAAACAGGTGCACAAAAAAGCAA aGCAAGGTACAGATGTAAATAATGATTCCTATAATCCATGGCCTGGATTCAAGTATACTGGACTATTACGAGGTTACCCTGTG AGTTCAAAGAGATCTGTCCCTGACCATATACCCAGACCAGATTATGCTGAACATCCTGAag GTGTACCTTTAACAGAAAGACAAATGAGAGGGTCAACTAATATCAAAATGCTTTCTGACGAGGAACAGGAGGGACTGAGAGTGGCTTGTAAG CTTGGGAGAGAGGTAATAGATATAGCAGCTGATACTATACATATAGGAGTAACTACAGAGGAGATTGATAGAATAGTACATGAA gCCTGTATAGATAGAGAATGTTATCCATCACCATTAAATTATTACTGTTTTCCTAAATCTTGTTGCAC GTCTGTTAATGAAGTAATTTGCCATGGAATTCCAGATGCTAGACCTTTAGAAAATGGGGACATTGTAAATG tggATATTACAACATTTCACGGAGGTTTCCATGGAGATcttaatgaaacattttttgttggtGAAGTTTCAGATAGTGCTAaaaaactagtcaaaacaacACATGAATGTCTGTCACAGGCTATTGCTGAAG TAAAACCAGGAGTTAGATACAGAGATATAGGAAATATTATACAGAAACATGCACAAGCTAATGGTTTCTCTGTAGTAAGAAGTTACTGTGGGCATGGAATTCACCA GTTGTTTCACACAGCACCAAGTGTACCTCATTACTCAA AGAACAAAGCTATAGGTGTTATGAAACCTGGCCATTCATTCACGATAGAACCTATGATATCTGAAG GAACCTGGAGAGATGAAATGTGGCCAGATAACTGGACAGCTGTGACACAAGATGGACGTCTCTCAGCACAGTTTGAACATACATTGTTAGTGACTGATACAGGTGTAGATGTTTTAACACAAAGACGAGAAAATAATGGTCAACCACATTTCATGGATAAAATATGA
- the LOC134725470 gene encoding uncharacterized protein LOC134725470, producing MRDLLVLLLFISSCYARLLELELEDFQGVGRSIVTRQNASNGKVVHLLYDNIIRYEMCVHFPLEMNISNIFFSNDVDNKGDEISVYMDERLVGSFRTNQPQYYSLSKWNNFHPSGEIGESFRLDYGRHMLTIRVTQADDFGVELDKIQFEIGNAIITNKNLACDVYCFDDIKFETPGAAADIDGFKIKKFNKASVCAEEENVKVAFYHDTASNFQIKATRPKYATCSNSRQADFRDCKLASPAWKFNDVQLSSGTPVIHKTHRASLAVDKSEASATVAVTFDMSGFSITRGQGERQTAGKLFVMLGKLDTTEAAFAKISYMGKTGRLEHGTEFTFDQEFPSNVWQIEDNFWGDNNGNKIIIEITTVDNTFNGVYVKEIRLEKRDMEVRPFLLYNDGIFLFEGLHRDPWWLKQTAMKVNMVEGGVSGKVFDDVANLRLYMKKPYDDGYSQIFVIHDDGHSRVQPVTPHGMDWTPFGSSLVIGPTSPNVQRPFVSIKSIDLVPSKLKMTIRYHDDSSLVLKVVASPTETIVKIRKYTTTKDRKQNALLTFLSTWVENGYSYVDHMSVDGAFGNGIMRDFVGGDTKHGTRANFYRKCLSRLNTQSPDIEITVQGVSGDED from the coding sequence ATGCGAGATCTATTGGTTTTGTTACTTTTCATATCGTCATGTTATGCCAGATTGCTTGAACTAGAATTGGAAGACTTCCAAGGTGTTGGTCGATCTATCGTGACAAGACAAAATGCTTCAAATGGTAAAGTCGTCCATCTTTTGTACGATAATATAATCCGGTATGAAATGTGCGTTCATTTTCCTCTTGAAATGAATATATCtaatattttcttttccaaCGATGTCGACAATAAAGGTGACGAAATAAGCGTTTACATGGATGAAAGACTTGTTGGTTCGTTTAGAACAAACCAACCACAGTATTATAGTCTTTCGAAATGGAATAACTTCCACCCTAGCGGAGAAATTGGCGAATCTTTTCGCTTAGACTATGGTCGTCATATGCTAACAATCCGAGTCACGCAAGCAGATGACTTTGGTGTTGAGTTGGACAAAATCCAGTTCGAAATTGGAAACGCTatcattacaaataaaaatctggCATGTGATGTATACTGTTTTGATGATATCAAGTTTGAAACTCCCGGTGCTGCTGCCGACATTGATGggtttaaaataaagaaatttaataAAGCAAGTGTGTGTGCAGAGGAAGAGAATGTTAAAGTAGCTTTCTACCATGACACAGCATCCAATttccaaataaaggcaacaagaCCAAAATATGCAACGTGTTCAAATAGCAGACAGGCTGATTTTAGGGACTGTAAACTTGCAAGTCCTGCATGGAAATTTAATGACGTGCAACTTAGTTCCGGTACGCCAGTGATACATAAAACGCATCGTGCGTCCCTGGCTGTTGATAAATCTGAAGCAAGTGCAACAGTTGCAGTAACATTTGACATGTCTGGATTTTCCATAACCCGCGGACAGGGGGAAAGACAAACTGCCGGAAAGTTGTTTGTTATGCTTGGGAAATTGGACACTACAGAGGCAGCATTCGCCAAAATTTCATACATGGGGAAAACAGGACGATTAGAACACGGCACTGAATTCACATTTGATCAAGAATTTCCTTCAAACGTTTGGCAAATTGAAGACAACTTCTGGGGCGATAATAATggtaataaaataatcatagaaaTTACTACTGTTGACAATACTTTCAATGGAGTATATGTTAAGGAAATAAGATTAGAAAAAAGAGACATGGAAGTTCGTCCATTCTTGCTCTATAATGACGGAATATTTTTGTTCGAAGGTTTACACAGAGATCCATGGTGGTTAAAGCAAACAGCAATGAAAGTCAATATGGTAGAAGGAGGAGTTTCCGGTAAAGTTTTCGATGACGTAGCTAATCTTCGATTGTACATGAAAAAACCTTATGATGATGGTTATTCCCAAATTTTCGTCATTCATGATGATGGTCATAGTCGTGTACAGCCAGTAACCCCACACGGCATGGACTGGACACCGTTTGGTTCTTCGCTTGTAATTGGCCCAACTAGTCCCAACGTACAGCGTCCATTTGTATCCATAAAATCTATTGATTTAGTACCAAGCAAGCTAAAGATGACGATAAGATATCATGACGATTCGTCCCTGGTACTAAAAGTGGTAGCGTCGCCAACAGAAACCATCGTTAAAATCCGCAAATATACAACAACCAAAGATCGTAAACAAAATGCCCTCCTCACATTTTTGTCGACTTGGGTCGAAAACGGATACTCTTATGTTGATCACATGTCTGTAGATGGTGCCTTTGGAAATGGTATAATGAGAGATTTTGTTGGTGGAGACACAAAGCACGGAACTAGAGCCAATTTCTACAGAAAATGTCTGTCACGGTTGAATACACAGAGTCCTGATATTGAAATCACTGTCCAAGGTGTCTCTGGTGATGAAGATTAA
- the LOC134725468 gene encoding cyclin-dependent kinase 1-like, with protein sequence MEDYVKIEKIGEGTYGVVYKGRHKKTNRLVALKKIRLESEEEGIPSTAIREISLLKELQHPNIVGLEDVLMQENKLYLVFEFLSMDLKRYMDTIPSGQFMDKMLVKSYTYQILQGILFCHQRRVLHRDMKPQNLLIDNKGIIKLADFGLARAFGIPVRVYTHEVVTLWYRAPEILLGSQRYSTPVDVWSIGCIFAEMVTKRPLFHGDSEIDQLFRIFRTLTTPTEEVWPGVTSLPDYKPTFPTWKNNSLAQSVKQLDNTGLDLLQTMLIYDPAQRISAKKALNHTYFANLDKSALPASTVTTT encoded by the exons ATGGAAGAttatgtaaaaattgaaaagattgGTGAAG GTACCTATGGTGTAGTGTACAAAGGTAGACACAAGAAAACAAACAGATTGGTGGCACTGAAGAAGATAAGATTAGAAAGTGAAGAGGAAGGAATCCCATCCACAGCCATCAGAGAAATATCACTACTGAAAGAACTCCAACATCCTAACATTGTTgg TTTAGAAGATGTGTTGATGCAAGAGAACAAATTATATTTGgtgtttgaatttttgtctATGGACTTGAAAAGATATATGGACACCATTCCAAGTGGACAGTTTATGGATAAAATGCTAGTCAAa AGTTATACTTACCAGATCCTACAGGGAATACTGTTTTGTCATCAGAGAAGAGTATTACATCGTGACATGAAACCACAGAATTTACTTATAGATAACAAAGGCATTATCAAGTTAGCAGATTTTGGTTTAGCTAGAGCTTTCGGTATACCAGTCAGAGTATATACACATGAG GTTGTAACATTGTGGTACAGAGCACCAGAGATCTTACTTGGAAGTCAAAGATACTCTACCCCTGTAGATGTGTGGAGTATAGGTTGTATATTTGCTGAAATGGTCACAAAAAGACCTTTATTTCATGGTGATTCAGAAATTGACCAGCTCTTCAGAATATTCAG AACTCTTACAACTCCTACAGAAGAAGTCTGGCCAGGGGTAACCTCATTACCAGACTACAAACCAACTTTTCCAACATGGAAAAATAACTCTTTAGCACAGTCTGTCAAACAACTGGACAATACAGGATTAGATCTATTACAG ACTATGTTGATATATGATCCAGCACAAAGAATATCTGCCAAGAAAGCATTGAATCACACTTACTTTGCTAACTTAGATAAATCAGCATTACCTGCTTCCACTGTCACCACAACATAA